The genomic window GCGCCTGCTGGCGGGCTTGGGCGGCATCGCGGGCCGCCTGCTCGCGGGCGAGGTTGTCCTCGGTGCGTTCCTTCTTGGACTTCTTCTCGACCTTGCGGGCGCCGACGACCGGGGCGTTGGCGCGGCGCAGCTCTTCCTTCTCAGCTTCCTCGGCCGCTTCTTCGCGGTCGATCATGCGGTAGACCAGACGGGTCTGGACGTAGGACCACAGGACGTTGGAGGACATGTAGACCAGCAGGCCGATGGTCCAGATGAAGCCCGTGAAGATGGTGATGGCGGGCATGACCCACAGCATCATCTTGCCCATCATCTGCTGCTGCATCTCCATCATCTCGGCGTTGTCGCCGGCCGGGGCGTTGGTCTTGCCGGCGGCCTGACGCGCCTGCTGGCGGCCCAGCGAGTAGCGGGCCGTGAGGTGGGTCAAGGTTGCGACGAGCAGGACCATGGGCACGGCGACGAGGATGATGTCGAAACGGCCGAAGTCGACCGGCTGGAAGGCCTCGTACTGTTCCGCCGGCATGGAGATGGACGCCGAGAGCGGAACGCCGAAGACGCGGGCGTCGAGGAAGGACTGCACGTCCTCCGGGGAGAACATGTAGTTGCCGATGCTGCGGTTTTCCTCGTTGGTCAACCCCAGGCCGCCGAAGCCGTCACCGGTGCGGTTGAAGGAGCGCAGCACGTGGAACAGGCCGATGAACACCGGGATCTGCACCAGCATCGGGATACAACCGGCCAGAGGGTTCACGCCGGCCGTCTTGTACAGCTTCTGCGTTTCCTCGGCCATCTTGGCCTGGTCATTTTTGTAGCGTTCGCGGATGGCCTTCATCTGCGGCGCGAGTTTGGCGGTCTTTTGTCCGGACCTGATCTGCTTGACGGTCGGCCACACGAGCAGGGCCTTGATGGTCCAGGTCAACAGCACGATGGAAAGCAGCCAGGTCACGCCCGCGTGCGGGTCCATGACCATGCTCAGCGCTTCGCGCCAGAACCACATGATGGCCGAAATCGGCCAGTAGATGAAATTGAGCACGTCTGGTCGTAGC from Corynebacterium maris DSM 45190 includes these protein-coding regions:
- the yidC gene encoding membrane protein insertase YidC translates to MLNFIYWPISAIMWFWREALSMVMDPHAGVTWLLSIVLLTWTIKALLVWPTVKQIRSGQKTAKLAPQMKAIRERYKNDQAKMAEETQKLYKTAGVNPLAGCIPMLVQIPVFIGLFHVLRSFNRTGDGFGGLGLTNEENRSIGNYMFSPEDVQSFLDARVFGVPLSASISMPAEQYEAFQPVDFGRFDIILVAVPMVLLVATLTHLTARYSLGRQQARQAAGKTNAPAGDNAEMMEMQQQMMGKMMLWVMPAITIFTGFIWTIGLLVYMSSNVLWSYVQTRLVYRMIDREEAAEEAEKEELRRANAPVVGARKVEKKSKKERTEDNLAREQAARDAAQARQQAQNARAQSGKKKKKKG